A stretch of the Argentina anserina chromosome 6, drPotAnse1.1, whole genome shotgun sequence genome encodes the following:
- the LOC126797778 gene encoding 60S acidic ribosomal protein P2-2-like, protein MKIIAAYLLALLGGKTSPTAEDIKTILGAVGAEADEDMLKLLLKEVQGKDITELIASGREKLASVPSGGGGAVAVAAPAGVAAPAAAEAKKEEKIEEKEESDDDMGFSLFD, encoded by the exons ATGAAGATTATCGCTGCTTATTTGCTTGCTTTGTTGGGCGGCAAGACCAGCCCCACTGCCGAGGACATCAAGACCATCCTTGGTGCCG TCGGTGCTGAAGCTGATGAGGACATGCTTAAGCTTCTTCTCAAGGAAGTTCAGGGTAAGGACATAACAGAGCTTATTGCCTCTGGACGGGAGAAGTTGGCCTCTGTCCCATCTGGTGGCGGTGGTGCTGTTGCGGTGGCTGCCCCTGCTGGTGTTGCTGCTCCTGCAGCAGCTGAGGCAAAGAAGGAAGAGAAGATTGAGGAGAAAGAGGAGTCTGATGAT GACATGGGCTTCAGTCTCTTTGACTAG